ctgttggATGGAGACTGATATAAGCGTCTCTTCTGCCGCTGTGTGCGAATAAACTGAAGAGAAAATAACTGTTTGCACGGGGTCAGAGCAAAGAAGTGGATTTATGCTGCCTCAATGGAAAATAACGGACTGATACACATAACCTGATGGGAGCGTTTTGGCTGCTTTCGCCCTCTGAAGCATTATCCCTGTGCGCAACTTCGCTCGAAACAAACCAGTATTTATTCATTGGATCGTTGGGGGTTGCTGAGCCGAGCTGAAGCCAGACGCACAGTGTTGgccaccctctctctctctctctgtctctcccattttctcctctcctccgctcATCCTCCTTCTCCAGTTccctctctttaaaaaaaaaaaaaaactccaagaATGACGGACTTATTTCACCGCATCACCAACCGCCTTGCGCCTTTTTTCACGCCTTGGAGTCGCCGGACGCGCTGTCAAGATCTCTAAAAGCTGTCtgcctctccctttctctctctctctctgtctttctctctctctgtctttccctgtctctcctctcctctcctttctcgccgtctctctctatctctcctgCAACCAAATGAATGCTCTCCCATGGAGGTAGTACAACCACCTTGGGGACCGAACGACCAGAGGGGTGATTTTTCCAAGCAAGAGGAGCCCGTCAGCAAGAGACGCATCGGGTGAAATCGGagctccccccctcctctcctcccctcctcctcctttctctccatctccaccCGCACCCCCGCCAGTTTGCTTGGCTCGGGTTGATATACAGTAGCCTACATGGGGATATAGGGGCTGGAGAAACCTTGTTGCGCCCCTATAACTGTCTGCGTTCTACTTCAGCTGGGAGGACTGTTTGCGCACGTCTCCATCCATGTCTCACCAATGCTGCCCCGTGTCTCCAGAGGGAGCCGCATTCATTACCACCCCAGCTTTGGGTAAGTCTAATTTTTCTTCATCCGTGTTCCTTTAAAATGAcctgattttttaattttaagaattaagcaacatttttcttcatttttctaTTTGGTGTCATAtgtggagaaaataaaatgttctcCGTGTGATAAATGCGTGCCGCTCAAACCTTCTCAATATGTCAGCAATGGGCACAGTCCCAATTCTTCCTCTTCCCGTCGCTCTCACAGTTGCTTTCCTAAATAACCTGAATGCGCTGCTCAGTGGCGGTGGTAgtgcggctgctgctgctggctccaAATGAGACCCCCACGATAAAGAGAGCTGCAGCCGTTTGACTTTGATTATGTTGAATTATGCTGAGAGGTGAAAAATATAGTCGTGCTGCTGTCTTAGACATTTTCCAAGACGGTGCTTCACAGCTTTGGGTGTCGGAATAAGATACATAGATGTGCAGCAGTTCATGGGTTTGAGTTTTTCTCAGAGCATATGCTACTTTTCCTGCAGTATGGAATAATCTGCATCAAACATTTGTGTTGTCTAATCACTGGGGTGAATCATTGTGTCAAAGCCAAAGCAACTCACCGCAATGATTCCTGTAAAACTGGAAATTAAAATTAGAAATGAAAATTTGCATATTGTTCCACAGACATCAAAAGATAATAGTATGATACCTGATGTggttttcatgtttaaaaaattaaatattttagttAAATCAATGTTAAGTATGCATTTTGATGGtttgctttctgtgtgtgtatgtgtgtgtgtgtctgtgtgcgcacACATGTGTCTCGGGGCTTCTTTGCACATATGtacgcctgtgtgtgtgtgaacgtttGTGCATgcacctgtcttttttttttctctccaaagGTTACTAAATGGTTTTCTGGGGGAGGATTTCTAACCGGCGAGATGCTGCTCGTACTCCTGCTGGCAGCCTTTTCTTCCTCCATCTCCggctccctctcctcctccctctcctccccctccatgTCGGACGGACCCCAGATGGCAGACCCGTCCGCCTCGGACTTGATGGCCGAGACCTGCAGCGCCTGCTCCTGCATGTCGGTGGAAAACGTGCTGTACGCCAACTGTGAGAAGATCACTGTCTATCGACCCACGCAGCTCATCCCGCCGCCCTCATCCCTCTACCACCTGAACTTCCAGAACAACTTCTTAATCATACTCTACCCAAACTCGTTCCTCAACTTCACCCACGCTGTGTCACTGCAGCTGGGGAACAATAAACTGCAGAACATCGAAGGTGGAGCGTTCATGGGGATGAGCGCGTTGAAACAGCTGCACCTGAACAATAATGAGTTAAAGGTGCTGCGAGCAGACACTTTCCTAGGGATAGAGAACTTGGAATACCTTCAGGCTGACTACAACTTGATAAAATACATTGAAAAGGGAGCATTTAACAAACTGCACAAGCTAAAAGTGCTCATCCTGAATGATAATCTCATACAGGCACTTCCTGACAACATATTCCGCTTTGCCTCGCTCACACACCTGGATATAAGGGGGAACAGGATCCAGAAGCTTCCTTATTTGGGAGTTCTGGAGCATATTGGGCGCATTGTAGAGCTACAGCTGGATGACAACCCCTGGAACTGTACCTGTGATTTAGCACCTCTCAAGGCATGGCTTGAAAACATGCCCTACAATATTTTTATCGGCGAGGCCATATGTGAAACTCCAAGTGACTTGTACGGGAGGCTCCTGAAAGAAACCAACAAGCAGGAGCTTTGTCCCATGGGAACAGGAAGTGACTTTGATGTTAGGATGCCGCCCGCACCCCCTGATAATGGGCAGTCCCCTTCCAAAATGTCCCCAACCACTGTGGCTCCCATTGCCACAAAATCGCCAAAAACCACTGACTCATCTAAAATTTACGGTAATGGTATTGTGGCCGGTTTACCCCCTTTTGGAAGAAATAGCCAGATTGTTTCCTTTCAGACACGGACCCCTCCCCTGTTGTGTCCACAGCCCTGCAGCTGTAAAGCCCACCCCTCTGACTTTGGCATCAGTGTCAGCTGTCAGGAGAGGAATATTAAAAATCTAGCTGATCTCATTCCCAGACCCCCAAATGCCAAGAAACTTCACCTGAGTGGAAATTACATCCGTGACATCAGCCCGTCTGATTTCCAAGGGTTCGAGGGCTTAGATTTGCTACATCTTGGCAGCAATCAAATTGTCACTGTCCAGAAAGGTGTGTTTTCTAACCTCACTAATCTGAGGAGACTGTATTTGAATGGAAATCAGCTTGAACAATTACACCCAGAAATGTTTTTGGGTCTCTCAAACCTACAGTACCTATATTTGGAATACAATGCCATAAAAGAAATCTTGGCGGGTACTTTTGACTCCATGCCGAACCTACAACTCCTGTATCTCAACAACAACGTTCTGCGGAGTCTCCCCGCCTATGTGTTTGAGGGTGTCTCTTTAGCCAGGCTGAAtctgaaaaacaaccacttcaTGACCCTACCAGTGAGTGGTGTCTTGGACAAGCTGCAATCATTGACCCAGATAGACCTAGAAGGGAACCCGTGGGAGTGTTCCTGCGATCTTGTCGCCCTCAAACTCTGGCTTGAAAAGCTAAGTGATGGAGTGGCTGCCAAAGAGGTGAGATGTGCCTCCCCTGTGCAGTTCTCCAACATTGAGCTGCGCCTCTTGAAAAATGAGATCCTGTGTCCTAAGCTCGTTGCAAGACCCCCGTTTATTCTCACTAGCGCCACCCCTGTTTTGACCTCGGTTTCGCCCGCCGGAGTTGGCAAAGCACCACCGGGAGGGCCTGTGCCTCTCTCCATTATGATCCTCAGCATCCTCGTAGTGCTTATCCTTACTGTGTTCGTGGCCTTCTGCCTTCTAGTCTTTGTCCTGAGGCGGAATAAAAAACCAgtgggcaggcaggaggggctCGGGGATCAGGAGTGCGGCTCCATGTCATTGCAGCTCCGCAGACACAGCCACAAATCAGGCAAAAAAGGTTCCATCCCAGGAGACGACCTGGGAGGCGAGACGTTCATCCCCCAGACCATCGAGCACATTGGCAAGAGCCACACCTGCGGGATCGGCCGCTCCTCGGACATGGACGCTGGGTTCAAGTTTGCAGACTCGCAGAGGCAGAAGATCATCCTGCGGAATAGCGCCGACAAGGATAAAGACTCGCTCTCCACCCTGGAGCGCAACAAACGCCTCAGCACCATCGACGAACTTGAGGAGTTCCTCCCCCACCGAGAGCCCAGCATGTTCATCCAGAACTTCCTGGACAGCAAAAGAGATTTCAACAGTATAGGGATGGGCGGGTACGAAATCCGCTACCCGGAGAAAACGCTGGATAAAAAGATGAAGAAGTCGTCGCTGATAGGCGGGAACCACAGTAAGATCGTGGTGGAGCAAAGAAAAAGTGAGTATTACGAGCTGAAAGCCAAGCTCCAAGGAACGCCTGATTACCTGCAGGTGCTCGAGGAGCAGACTGCTCTGAGTAAAATGTAGGGATTGTTGTGTTTGATTTAGTGCAttgattacacacacatacacgaggaagtcagacacacatataggcagacagacagccaaACACATCTGCCTTTCTCTGGTTCTTTCTCCCCctctggccacacacacacacacacacaccattcaaCCCCCCCAGATCTCtgtcctcatcttcctctctgcagccacacatgcacacacacagacacactcccacacacagcGAAAAAGTGCCTTCTGGAAATCCTTAATGACCAATGCAGAGATGGACAAAATGGCTCCACACTACAAAAGCTATTACTAGAATCAGCGTGGATCTATTTCACAGTTAAAGACCTTCTGGATTATTCATGCCACTACATGTATGAATCCCACATACATACTACAGGACACCCTAAAAAGCAACCAGACAGTCATAGTATTTTTTTGCTGCTATTGAAATGGGTACTTATCTTCTGatttttgttgttcttgttgttctttttctcctccttttgtttttccaacCAAATCAAAGGGTCTTGAAAACAGTGCTTGAGAATATACCTCGCCGTCATCAACCctcgtttaaaaaaaaaaaaaaagagagaaaaaagaaaaaaggagggcACGCTGGTTGTTGTTCTTTTGCTCTGGAGAGTATCCAAAATCACCACTTCTGGGATGAGATTAACAGAGTTGGTGACTCAATGGATGCTAATttgctacttttttttatttgcggGGATATCTGTTTGTTCTTGGGGATGCCCTCTGGAGTCGGCTGCAGACTCTCTGCCACCTTGTCTGGATTACACACCAGTAGCAGTACACCTGCTCTTTGCCGGGAGGCTGAGCGGCTCCCGTTTAAGGCATCGCGAAAAGAAACTCTTTTGGGGAATGATTTCATGACTTGTTCTCTTTGTGTAAAGAGCCATGTTAAATATAGTGTCTTCTGAATGGAGTTGTGTTTCTCTTCAAAATTGCTACTTACAGTAACTGTATGTTTTGGGTGAAATCTAACGGCACATAACACTGTCAGAGGACGTTGtttctgaaaaatgaaaaacccAAGGATAAAAAATTTACAAAGCTGCTTGCCATGTAAGCGTAACCTGGAATTTATTTTGTAAGTCTTACATTATTTGTATCTGTGGGACTGGTTTGTAAATTACAAGGAAGGACAAACATctacacgcgcgcacacacactgtacgacggatcatcatcatcaagagACTACAAGCCAGAATTGTCAAACAAACCGCTGATATAATTCAATCGGTGATCCACCTCCCCTTGTCAGCTCTCAATtcgtagttaaaaaaaaatttaacaacatagttaatttatttttctatgcAGGATTATTTAAAGAGTTATCGGtattatttaaaaagaataatACACAGAGAGTGGAAAGGACTTGATAGAATGATGCATCAGAGCTAATTCAGGCCACCAGAAGTGACTGTTGAGTCAATTCAAGGGTTCTTGTTTCTCTCAGTTTGCTGAAGAACCCGACCCGCCGGACGAGGGTTGTGAAATGTGATCTGTGGTGTTTCCTTTTTATTGTGTCGCACGACAAGCCGAGGCCTGATAGAGTCTGTGAAGTTTTCAAGCAGTTTCCTTATTCTTATATCTCCCACAGTATCTTGTAAAAGGTTTCTTATTAACATTATGCAACCAAAATAAATGTGCATTAAACTTTGATATGGTTCCAGACTTGTTGGGATGGGAGTGGAGGCATTTGTGTGTAGGACGAGGAAATCAAAGCTCTAAATTGTTAGATCTGGGCCGAATCATATCATAAAACACCATGTGCAATATTAGTAAAAAATGCTCGGTCATGATGGCTTCAGataattttgtttaatttatttagttTGAGGTTATATTGTCAAGAAAGGTTCTATTTCAAAATTCTTTTATCAACTTAACTCTATCCGGTCCTTATTTAAAAAGTATTGTTACGTTAAAATTATGAGTGTTTATTGACATTACAAATGAATAGAATGTATCTTGGAAAGtataataaatacagttttctATCGGTCATAAATCTCCTGTATATTGGTTAATTTTCTCTTGTATAATCATGTTGAAATCAAGGTATTAAAATCAGCACCTATTTGCACTGTGTCCCCCTATTTCTTTTAGTTGACATTCTCTGAGCTTTTTTTTCAAGGCTGCTTTactttaagagaaaaaaaaaaaggaaaaatgattcTTCCAGCGAAACTGCCAAGTGCTTTATACCCCGCTCTGACTTTTTCACAGAACAAGTGGGATTGTGTGACAGCTCGGTGTTGGGCAGACTCCATCTCGAGTGACAGAATGTTGTACTTTGTTTTGTTCATGTACAAACACTGGCTGCCCTTCAGGcataatatacagtatgtttgctTAGTGTGATTAGTTCAAGGAAGCTGTGGAGACAAGGAAACTGGCTGCTTGTTGCACCTGAGGCCATGAAACCACTTGCGCTTTACCACAGAGTTCAGAACCACATATAGGTGTTGCTGTACCTTCCACCATCACCTGCTTcacttttgttttctatttatttgAAGCCAAAATCGtgaattaaagggacagttcaaatTTTATGAAGTGGTGTTgcatgaggtacttatccatagtcagagTATTACACGTAGTAGATGTCAGGTGGCATGCTCCTCGTTTGGAGAAACAGACAAGAGCAGTGCCATGGACGCTAAGttatgtactgctgtggatgggggccaggagcaaaatgtactttagcCGCATTAAAAAGAGCCTACCTTAAAAAATCTACATGAATTTAAATGTACACTGCACTGTGAATATtctcactgctttaccttgtcATCAGATAGCTCTCACCTTTGGCACTACATTTCCTAAACCGTACAACTTCTGTATTCCTACGCACCTCTTTATTTCAGCTCATTCATTCTGCCTCTAGAAAAATTTCTCTCTATTCTTTGGAACATAAAAGTATCATTTAGTCTCCACATCTGTTGTCTCTTCCGTTGATCTGCGGCATAATATAGTGCACAGCACAGTTGAGCATACGTCTAGGAATATGGAAGTTCTAtggttgagaaaatgtagtgtaaaaggagagggctgtctgacagcaaggtgaagaggttaaaaatattcttaatatagtGCCCAGCTAAAATGATAATGATTTGTTCAGGTGGGTCTATTTttaagcagtttaaataggttGTTTGCCGcggcccccatccacagcaatacATTTCCAAGCTTCTGTATCAGCcatcctgcctgcttctccaaactggaggcacAATGACTGCCATTTACTGTGGGTaaaacactgactatggataagtaccacATAAAACCCCAGTTAAAAAATTcggaactatccctttaagcaaaaATATTCATGCCAAACTAAACTGTTGAAGCTTGAAATTCAAATTCTGATTTTGTGCTGGTTTTGGGGTTCAGATCTCTGTGTGATGCtctaaaaatgtcagaaagtcAGATCTCAAAGCTGTGACATAACCATTTTTTGCCTGTGTTAATGTAGCCTC
This region of Epinephelus fuscoguttatus linkage group LG9, E.fuscoguttatus.final_Chr_v1 genomic DNA includes:
- the slitrk4 gene encoding SLIT and NTRK-like protein 4 isoform X2, encoding MLLVLLLAAFSSSISGSLSSSLSSPSMSDGPQMADPSASDLMAETCSACSCMSVENVLYANCEKITVYRPTQLIPPPSSLYHLNFQNNFLIILYPNSFLNFTHAVSLQLGNNKLQNIEGGAFMGMSALKQLHLNNNELKVLRADTFLGIENLEYLQADYNLIKYIEKGAFNKLHKLKVLILNDNLIQALPDNIFRFASLTHLDIRGNRIQKLPYLGVLEHIGRIVELQLDDNPWNCTCDLAPLKAWLENMPYNIFIGEAICETPSDLYGRLLKETNKQELCPMGTGSDFDVRMPPAPPDNGQSPSKMSPTTVAPIATKSPKTTDSSKIYGNGIVAGLPPFGRNSQIVSFQTRTPPLLCPQPCSCKAHPSDFGISVSCQERNIKNLADLIPRPPNAKKLHLSGNYIRDISPSDFQGFEGLDLLHLGSNQIVTVQKGVFSNLTNLRRLYLNGNQLEQLHPEMFLGLSNLQYLYLEYNAIKEILAGTFDSMPNLQLLYLNNNVLRSLPAYVFEGVSLARLNLKNNHFMTLPVSGVLDKLQSLTQIDLEGNPWECSCDLVALKLWLEKLSDGVAAKEVRCASPVQFSNIELRLLKNEILCPKLVARPPFILTSATPVLTSVSPAGVGKAPPGGPVPLSIMILSILVVLILTVFVAFCLLVFVLRRNKKPVGRQEGLGDQECGSMSLQLRRHSHKSGKKGSIPGDDLGGETFIPQTIEHIGKSHTCGIGRSSDMDAGFKFADSQRQKIILRNSADKDKDSLSTLERNKRLSTIDELEEFLPHREPSMFIQNFLDSKRDFNSIGMGGYEIRYPEKTLDKKMKKSSLIGGNHSKIVVEQRKSEYYELKAKLQGTPDYLQVLEEQTALSKM
- the slitrk4 gene encoding SLIT and NTRK-like protein 4 isoform X1 encodes the protein MLLVLLLAAFSSSISGSLSSSLSSPSMSDGPQMADPSASDLMAETCSACSCMSVENVLYANCEKITVYRPTQLIPPPSSLYHLNFQNNFLIILYPNSFLNFTHAVSLQLGNNKLQNIEGGAFMGMSALKQLHLNNNELKVLRADTFLGIENLEYLQADYNLIKYIEKGAFNKLHKLKVLILNDNLIQALPDNIFRFASLTHLDIRGNRIQKLPYLGVLEHIGRIVELQLDDNPWNCTCDLAPLKAWLENMPYNIFIGEAICETPSDLYGRLLKETNKQELCPMGTGSDFDVRMPPAPPDNGQSPSKMSPTTVAPIATKSPKTTDSSKIYGNGIVAGLPPFGRNSQIVSFQTRTPPLLCPQPCSCKAHPSDFGISVSCQERNIKNLADLIPRPPNAKKLHLSGNYIRDISPSDFQGFEGLDLLHLGSNQIVTVQKGVFSNLTNLRRLYLNGNQLEQLHPEMFLGLSNLQYLYLEYNAIKEILAGTFDSMPNLQLLYLNNNVLRSLPAYVFEGVSLARLNLKNNHFMTLPVSGVLDKLQSLTQIDLEGNPWECSCDLVALKLWLEKLSDGVAAKEVRCASPVQFSNIELRLLKNEILCPKLVARPPFILTSATPVLTSVSPAGVGKAPPGGPVPLSIMILSILVVLILTVFVAFCLLVFVLRRNKKPVGRQEGLGDQECGSMSLQLRRHSHKSGKKGSIPGDDLGGETFIPQTIEHIGKSHTCGIGRSSDMDAGFKFADSQRQKIILRNSADKDKDSLSTLERNKRLSTIDELEEFLPHREPSMFIQNFLDSKRDFNSIGMGGYEIRYPEKTLDKKMKKSSLIGGNHSKIVVEQRKMCCSSMTKKDQQRMYLPAAAEGVQLDKCCDHALPHCHDCPSSPPPSPSAIEKTTSNPYCSELWVIKSVKSAPRGDSLEVCRKSTPGLLWTG